A segment of the Pseudomonadota bacterium genome:
CTTTGGTCCTAGCCTTGCGGAAACGCTTGGGCCTGGTGTTATCCTTTCAGGTGATGACCTTGCATCTGACCAACTGCTCCTCCAACTTCGCCGCTTGATCCCTGATTGGGTGCCGCCAAGGGACCCTATGAACGTGCTTCAGATAGATGAGATCCGTAGAGTCCTTTACCCAGAGATCCGTATCGGATGGGGGTATACCGATAATGAAATTGTGCAAGTGATGGATAAGGAGCAAGAACGTCTCGCACGCACCTTGGGGGAAGGACATTACTTGGTCCGTGGGGTAGCCGGAAGTGGAAAAACAGTTATACTCATTGAGGTATGATGCTTTTAGTGGACACCAAAGTTGAGGTAAAATACAAAGACGGAGGTGTCAGAATGGAAAGGGTTCCAAAAAGTGTATTCACAAAGGAGTTTAAAGAAGAAGCAGTGAAAATGGTAACAGAAGGTGGTTTGGGTATACCGGAGGTAGGGCGCAGATTATCAATCCCCAAGTCAACTTTAGCCTATTGGGTTAAGGTAGCGAAAGAAGGTACATTAGATACCAGTAGGAAACAAAGACCGGTTACCGGAGAAGAAATGGAACTTGCCCGCCTCAAGCGTGAGATAACTGAACTGAAGATGGAGCGTGATATATTAAAAAAAGCAGCCGCGTACTTTGCCAAGGAGTCGCTGCCAGGTACGCGATCATGAAAATACTGCGACTTACCTATCCCCTACCTCTTATATGCCGTGTATTAGAAACATCACGAAGCGGCTATTACGCATGGCTTAGTCGTTCACCATCAAGAAGAACCCAGGAGGAAGGGCGACTCGAAGTTGAGATAAAGGCTGCTCATAAGAGAACCCGTGGTACCTGTGGACCTGAAAGATTGCAACGTGATCTTGCAGCCCATGGTGTCAAAGTAGGTATCTCAAGGATCAGGCGTCTCAGAAAAAAGTTCGGGATACGCTGTAAACAGATAAAGAAATTCAAGGCAACGACAGACTCAAACCATACATTGCCTGTGGCAGAGAACCTCATCAATCAGCAATTTGAAGCAGCTTCCCCGAATCAGATCTGGGTCAGTGATATTACCTATATACCCACAGAAGAAGGCTGGCTGTATCTTGCAGGCCACAAAGACATCTTCACTAAAGAAGTGGTGGGATATGCAATGGGTCCCAGGATAACAAAGGGTCTTGTGAGTCAATCCCTCATCCGGGCAGTGTCAGCCAAACGGCCAGACAAGGGCCTTATCCATCATTCTGACCGGGGTAGCCAGTACTGTTCAAGTGACTACGTGAAGCTCCTTGAACAGTTCAATATGAGAGCCTCCATGAGCAGAAAGGGCAATTGCTATGACAATGCCCCGATGGAGAGCTTCTGGGGAACAATGAAGAACGAACTTGTCTATCATCAACGTTATGCGGCAAGGGATGAGGCAATCAAGGAGATCACAGAATACATAGAGGTTTTCTACAACAGACAACGCAGGCAGGTAAGACTGGGGTATTTATCCCCTGCTGCCTATGAACGGGAGTTTTATGCGAGGCAACTTGCAGCATGAGGGTTACTCGTATCCACTCTGCGTCTAAATTGATCGGGGTATACGTGGACTGGCTCTTTTTTCGTGAAGTTACCTACGAGGGGATGTTCACGAAGGTTCTGTCCGCCGAGGTACTGACAGGTCTTGCCTTTGGTCTTATCTTCTTTTTCTTTCTTGCTGCTAATGTCTTTGTTGCATCCACGATCAAGGTGCCTTCTATCGATATACTGTTCATGGGTCAGATGAGGGTGCCCCTTGATCCCGGTAAATTTAACAAAATATTC
Coding sequences within it:
- a CDS encoding IS3 family transposase (programmed frameshift), whose translation is MERVPKSVFTKEFKEEAVKMVTEGGLGIPEVGRRLSIPKSTLAYWVKVAKEGTLDTSRKQRPVTGEEMELARLKREITELKMERDILKKAAGVLCQGVAARYAIMKILRLTYPLPLICRVLETSRSGYYAWLSRSPSRRTQEEGRLEVEIKAAHKRTRGTCGPERLQRDLAAHGVKVGISRIRRLRKKFGIRCKQIKKFKATTDSNHTLPVAENLINQQFEAASPNQIWVSDITYIPTEEGWLYLAGHKDIFTKEVVGYAMGPRITKGLVSQSLIRAVSAKRPDKGLIHHSDRGSQYCSSDYVKLLEQFNMRASMSRKGNCYDNAPMESFWGTMKNELVYHQRYAARDEAIKEITEYIEVFYNRQRRQVRLGYLSPAAYEREFYARQLAA